From Sporosarcina sp. Te-1, the proteins below share one genomic window:
- a CDS encoding sigma 54-interacting transcriptional regulator, with translation MVQYDNPFFPFYQFAVNHAGVGIHAIDQTGRTIIYNDKMKEIEGLDLDDVGDRSILELFSFEQEESTLLKVLQSGKEQLNVKQTYWNRNGNEITTINDTFPIFSEGVLIGAIEIAKDVTALEKFILHPLRKTSTPVTFNQIVANSDAMKAVITTARKACRAKLPILLIGETGTGKDLLAESIHNESSPTDSPFYTLFCHSTDSELIEKLAQEFDEADQFTLFCERIDLLSMGLQQKLLSILSHAEKDGRQFIASIGEDPVELISRGTLMKDLYYFFASFTIRIPPVRKRKEDILPFIDAYLTKRKERFGYSLEGVSEEVEQLFLLYDWPGNLRELEFLLDEISSLATMETVITYEMLPLHFRIKTDDMMNKPVQAVDFIVQPNKDLMPLDQFLREAEEYYLVKAMKLHDDNITKTANALGMSRQNLQYRLRKIKK, from the coding sequence TTGGTTCAATACGACAATCCTTTCTTTCCATTTTATCAATTTGCGGTCAATCATGCGGGTGTTGGCATCCATGCCATCGACCAAACCGGCAGGACGATCATTTATAATGACAAGATGAAAGAGATCGAAGGGCTCGATTTGGATGATGTGGGAGATCGTTCCATATTGGAGCTCTTCAGCTTCGAACAGGAAGAGAGTACGCTGCTGAAAGTACTCCAAAGCGGAAAAGAACAATTGAATGTAAAACAGACATATTGGAATAGGAATGGAAACGAGATTACAACCATCAATGATACGTTTCCCATCTTCTCCGAGGGAGTATTAATCGGAGCAATTGAAATAGCGAAAGATGTTACTGCGTTGGAGAAATTTATTCTTCACCCTCTGCGGAAAACCAGTACACCTGTCACTTTCAATCAAATCGTAGCCAATTCGGATGCCATGAAGGCAGTTATAACCACTGCCCGCAAAGCATGCAGAGCAAAGCTTCCGATCCTCCTCATCGGCGAAACGGGTACAGGCAAGGATTTATTGGCGGAAAGCATCCATAATGAATCCTCGCCAACGGATTCTCCTTTTTACACGCTCTTCTGCCATAGCACGGATTCGGAATTGATCGAAAAGCTTGCCCAAGAATTTGACGAAGCGGATCAGTTTACGTTATTTTGCGAGCGTATCGACCTTCTGTCCATGGGACTACAGCAAAAGCTTCTCTCCATTTTAAGCCATGCGGAGAAAGACGGGCGGCAGTTTATCGCAAGCATCGGCGAAGACCCGGTGGAATTGATATCACGCGGGACATTGATGAAGGATCTTTATTATTTCTTCGCTTCTTTTACGATCCGCATTCCGCCTGTCCGGAAGCGAAAAGAAGACATCCTGCCTTTCATCGATGCATACCTGACGAAGCGCAAGGAACGTTTCGGCTATTCTCTCGAAGGGGTATCAGAAGAAGTGGAGCAACTGTTTCTTCTTTACGATTGGCCGGGTAATTTACGGGAGCTGGAGTTCCTGCTGGATGAAATCTCTTCCTTGGCTACAATGGAGACCGTCATCACTTACGAAATGCTGCCGCTCCATTTCAGAATCAAAACAGACGACATGATGAACAAGCCTGTTCAAGCTGTCGACTTTATTGTACAACCAAATAAAGATTTAATGCCTCTCGATCAATTTTTACGCGAGGCAGAGGAATATTATTTGGTGAAAGCGATGAAACTGCATGATGACAACATTACGAAAACCGCCAATGCACTTGGCATGAGCCGCCAAAATCTTCAATATCGTTTACGCAAAATAAAAAAATGA
- the yugI gene encoding S1 domain-containing post-transcriptional regulator GSP13, with protein sequence MARKYEVGEELSGKVTGIQPYGAFVALDEETQGLVHISEITYGFVRDINDYLAIGQEVNVKVLEVDEEAGKISLSIRALQEATDAVKKNKTAKARKSLQDRVKEHDADGFNSLKHKLKDWIERSGYQ encoded by the coding sequence ATGGCAAGAAAATACGAAGTGGGGGAAGAACTTTCTGGCAAAGTGACGGGAATTCAACCGTATGGAGCATTTGTCGCATTGGATGAAGAGACGCAAGGCCTCGTTCATATTTCCGAAATCACATACGGATTCGTTCGTGATATAAACGATTACCTCGCTATTGGACAAGAAGTAAACGTGAAAGTGTTGGAAGTGGATGAAGAGGCAGGAAAAATCAGCCTGTCCATTCGTGCATTGCAGGAAGCGACAGACGCCGTCAAGAAAAATAAAACGGCGAAAGCTCGCAAATCGCTGCAAGATCGTGTGAAAGAACATGATGCCGACGGTTTCAACTCACTAAAGCACAAATTGAAAGATTGGATTGAACGATCGGGTTACCAATGA